From Magnolia sinica isolate HGM2019 chromosome 13, MsV1, whole genome shotgun sequence, one genomic window encodes:
- the LOC131223348 gene encoding disease resistance protein SUMM2-like, whose translation MDFISPVIEIVSRLLDPITQRIRYAVKLPVNIDSLKNAMNELIRVRDDVKTKVDIAERQLLVGKSHVKRWLESVAAIEREVNGMEEAYQQMRRCLGNCRPNCWSGYKLSKRAAEKLTDVTELKRTGDSFDVVAEKPPPDVVEEQPSTSALGMDLMFEKVCGCLREDSVGVVGIYGMGGVGKTTLLKKINNETTHGFNVVIWVVVSKEVNVGRIKNEIGKRLGLIREENRSNDEIPAADIHKALSKMKFMLLLDDIWQRLDLEMIGIPHPSSQNKSKVVFTTRFEDVCGYMDADKKIKVECLARMEAWDLFREKVGGEAMNSHREILGLAELVAEECCGLPLMLITIGRAMASKKTPEEWENAKTALKASRPAGISGMDEEVLFRLKFSYDSLHDDIIQSCFLYCSLFPEDYDISKEMLIDYWIGEGFLDEWDEDLDSARNKGHDLIGTLKSACLLESGYNEKTEVKMHDVIRDLALWISSECGKKKNKFLVKAGVGLREAPAIERWTEANRISLMENKIIEITETPKCPDLFTLMLQNNRRLVKFTNDFFQFMPNLRVLDLSDNHRIEEIPAGIGNLVELRYLNLSNTPIKKLPEEIGCLAKLKHLDLNECYSLDGIPRGVISRLSMLKVLKLLKVISNREVTEESGWFYLTEMEGLKWLSHLEITIETVHDLNSYLHSDKLPKRTQALTIGIRKGLTTFESSSFRAMRSIRRLNIVECKEMEEMMIGWDVEKEDDHSVSSLEWLTLSELDNLNIIRVGGCIQNLCHINISFCPRLKSVTWILQLQNLEEIYIGYCEGVEEGIGTSDVRIPVREACLRRLKILRLRELPKLTSICNHALAFPSLEKLHVYECPKLRKLPIGLQSANNPLKVIEGDGEWWDGLEWEEDGIKSNLLPLFKQTI comes from the coding sequence ATGGATTTCATCAGCCCAGTCATCGAAATCGTGTCTCGCCTGTTGGATCCCATCACTCAACGCATACGATATGCCGTCAAGCTCCCAGTAAACATCGACTCCCTGAAGAATGCCATGAACGAATTGATACGTGTAAGGGACGATGTGAAGACAAAGGTTGATATTGCAGAAAGGCAGCTGCTGGTAGGCAAGAGCCATGTCAAACGGTGGCTAGAAAGCGTAGCAGCCATCGAACGAGAAGTGAATGGGATGGAGGAAGCATATCAGCAAATGAGGAGGTGTCTTGGTAACTGTCGTCCGAATTGTTGGTCGGGCTACAAGCTCAGCAAGAGGGCGGCAGAGAAGCTGACGGATGTAACTGAGTTGAAGAGAACAGGTGATTCCTTCGATGTAGTGGCGGAGAAACCGCCCCCAGATGTTGTGGAAGAGCAGCCTAGCACTTCAGCTCTAGGCATGGACTTGATGTTCGAGAAGGTTTGTGGCTGCCTCAGGGAAGATAGTGTGGGAGTCGTGGGGATATATGGAATGGGGGGTGTGGGGAAGACGACACTCTTGAAAAAGATTAATAATGAAACAACCCATGGTTTCAATGTGGTGATTTGGGTGGTGGTGTCTAAAGAAGTAAATGTGGGAAGGATTAAAAACGAAATCGGAAAGAGGCTTGGTTTGATCCGGGAAGAAAATAGAAGCAATGATGAGATACCGGCTGCAGACATACACAAGGCCTTGAGCAAGATGAAGTTCATGCTACTGCTAGATGATATATGGCAGCGGCTAGATCTGGAGATGATCGGAATTCCTCATCCGAGCAGTCAAAACAAGAGCAAGGTTGTTTTCACGACTCGATTTGAGGATGTGTGCGGCTACATGGATGCTGACAAGAAGATCAAAGTTGAATGTCTCGCGAGGATGGAAGCATGGGATCTGTTCCGAGAGAAGGTTGGTGGAGAGGCCATGAATTCTCATCGAGAGATTCTGGGCCTTGCTGAGCTGGTTGCTGAAGAATGTTGTGGTCTACCCCTTATGCTCATCACAATCGGGAGGGCCATGGCGAGCAAGAAGACACCCGAGGAGTGGGAGAATGCAAAAACAGCTCTGAAAGCGTCACGGCCGGCTGGCATATCAGGTATGGACGAAGAAGTCCTTTTCCGTCTGAAATTCAGTTATGATAGTCTTCATGACGACATTATCCAATCCTGCTTCCTCTATTGTTCGTTGTTTCCGGAGGACTACGACATCAGCAAAGAAATGCTTATAGATTACTGGATTGGGGAAGGATTCTTAGATGAGTGGGATGAAGATCTTGATAGTGCTCGTAACAAGGGCCATGACCTCATCGGAACCCTAAAGTCCGCATGCTTGTTGGAGAGTGGTTATAATGAGAAAACAGAGGTGAAGATGCACGACGTGATACGTGACCTGGCTTTATGGATATCTTCTGAAtgtgggaagaagaagaacaagtttcTGGTTAAAGCGGGAGTTGGATTGAGGGAGGCACCAGCCATTGAGAGGTGGACAGAGGCAAACAGGATATCTCTAATGGAGAACAAAATTATAGAAATAACAGAGACGCCTAAGTGCCCCGACCTCTTCACCTTGATGCTCCAAAACAATAGGCGTTTGGTAAAGTTCACCAatgatttttttcaattcatgccTAATCTAAGAGTGTTGGATTTGTCAGATAATCATCGCATAGAAGAAATCCCAGCTGGAATAGGTAACTTGGTTGAGTTGAGATATCTCAATCTGTCAAATACTCCGATAAAAAAATTGCCTGAAGAGATAGGATGTCTCGCGAAGCTGAAGCACTTGGATTTGAATGAATGTTATAGTCTTGACGGAATCCCTCGTGGGGTAATATCGAGGCTTTCTATGTTGAAAGTGCTTAAACTGTTGAAGGTTATCTCTAATAGGGAAGTAACAGAAGAGAGTGGTTGGTTTTATTTAACAGAGATGGAAGGGTTGAAATGGTTGAGCCATCTTGAAATCACTATAGAAACTGTACATGATCTTAACAGTTATCTTCATTCTGACAAGTTGCCGAAGCGGACGCAGGCTCTAACCATTGGAATCCGCAAAGGCTTGACAACATTTGAGTCATCGTCTTTCAGGGCAATGAGGAGTATCAGACGTCTTAACATTGTAGAATGCAAAGAGATGGAAGAGATGATGATCGGTTGGGATGTGGAGAAAGAAGATGATCATTCGGTTTCGAGCTTAGAGTGGCTCACCCTTTCGGAACTTGACAACTTGAATATCATTCGAGTTGGGGGATGCATACAAAACCTTTGCCACATAAATATTAGTTTTTGCCCCAGACTGAAGAGTGTTACATGGATTCTACAGCTTCAAAATCTTGAAGAAATCTACATAGGATACTGCGAAGGAGTAGAAGAAGGAATAGGTACAAGTGATGTCAGGATTCCGGTCAGAGAGGCATGCCTAAGACGTCTCAAAATTCTGCGTCTCCGTGAGCTACCTAAATTAACAAGCATTTGTAATCATGCATTGGCTTTCCCTTCCTTGGAAAAGTTGCATGTGTATGAATGCCCAAAGCTAAGGAAGCTCCCAATCGGTCTCCAAAGCGCCAATAATCCTCTAAAGGTGATCGAAGGTGACGGAGAATGGTGGGATGGTTTGGAGTGGGAAGaagatggaatcaagtctaatttgcTTCCTCTTTTCAAACAGACAATATGA